A genomic window from Salvia miltiorrhiza cultivar Shanhuang (shh) chromosome 5, IMPLAD_Smil_shh, whole genome shotgun sequence includes:
- the LOC130986642 gene encoding tRNA (carboxymethyluridine(34)-5-O)-methyltransferase: MIFSVRRGFSIGKAQASSATCHLKSLCTMKEEKRDDFLGSSAASREEFPVLRPIIAGNNKKSSSSKVQVTPEIEKTYVHRVYDAIAPHFSSTRFSKWPKVEAFLNSLPSGSLILDAGCGNGKYLGLNPNCYFVGCDISAPLINICSDRGHEVLVADALNLPFRTGYGDAAISIAVLHHLSSESRRKKAVEELIRIVKKGGLILITVWAREQEDNSLVKKWTPLSQKYVEEWIGPGSPRTWSPSSSISLESISETEESVSGEQLRYLPKESENERLNDIKHPSSIDRTRSPSSSILLESISETEESASGEQSIYLPRESEDERSNKIKCPSSSDEPFSLDSTIKRSSLHQQDYFVPWHLPYHRAEVSGASWNAVSNGFARRDDKKGAVVYDRYYHVFSEGELERLVSNVDGAVIVDRFYDKSNWCIILEKTSS; encoded by the exons ATGATCTTTTCTGTTAGAAGAGGATTTAGCATTGGAAAAGCCCAGGCTTCCTCTGCCACCTGTCATTTGAAAAGTTTATGCACcatgaaagaagaaaagagagacGATTTCTTAGGTTCGTCTGCTGCTTCTCGCGAAGAATTTCCTGTTTTACGACCTATAATTGCAGGGAACAACAAGAAAAGTTCGTCCTCCAAAGTCCAGGTGACACCAGAAATAGAGAAGACGTATGTTCATCGCGTTTATGATGCAATTGCTCCCCACTTCAGTTCTACTCGGTTTTCAAAATGGCCCAAGGTCGAAGCGTTCTTAAACTCTTTGCCCTCGGGATCTCTTATTTTAGATGCAGGGTGTGGCAACGGGAAGTACTTGGGGTTGAATCCGAATTGTTATTTTGTTGGTTGTGATATTAGTGCACCCCTTATCAATATATGTTCGGATAGAGGACATGAAGTTTTGGTTGCTGATGCACTAAATCTTCCATTTCGAACTGGTTACGGTGATGCTGCAATTTCTATCGCAGTCTTGCATCACCTGAGCTCAGagagtaggagaaagaaagctGTCGAAGAATTAATCCGCATCGTGAAAAAGGGTGGTCTAATTTTAATCACAGTTTGGGCTAGGGAACAGGAAGATAACTCGTTGGTTAAAAAATGGACTCCTCTTAGTCAAAAATACGTCGAAGAATGGATTGGACCTGGAAGCCCTCGAACTTGGAGCCCTTCGTCTTCAATTTCTCTAGAAAGCATCTCAGAAACTGAGGAAAGTGTTTCTGGAGAGCAGTTGAGATATTTGCCGAAAGAGTCTGAAAATGAAAGATTGAATGACATCAAGCACCCGAGCTCTATTGATCGAACGCGGAGCCCTTCATCTTCAATTCTTCTAGAAAGCATCTCAGAAACTGAGGAAAGTGCTTCTGGAGAGCAGTCGATATACTTACCTAGAGAGTCTGAGGATGAAAGATCTAATAAAATCAAGTGCCCAAGCTCTAGTGACGAACCTTTTTCATTAGATTCTACAATTAAAAGGAGTAGTCTACATCAGCAAGACTATTTTGTGCCATGGCACTTACCATATCATCGAGCTGAAGTAAGTGGAGCTTCTTGGAATGCTGTATCTAATGGTTTCGCACGGAGAGATGATAAGAAGGGTGCAGTGGTGTATGACAGATATTATCATGTTTTCAGTGAAGGTGAACTTGAAAG GTTAGTCAGCAACGTCGATGGTGCTGTCATTGTCGACAGATTTTATGACAAATCAAACTGGTGCATTATCCTTGAGAAAACTTCATCATGA